One stretch of Chryseobacterium indologenes DNA includes these proteins:
- a CDS encoding SusC/RagA family TonB-linked outer membrane protein: MRKKQCKLGVLAVLLFAEYGFAQKKDSLSQETAIKEVVVVAFGKQKKEEITGSVQSLKAKDLGNLQNGNVLQGIGGKVAGVQVISSGQPGSQPTIRMRGIGSINASSDPLIVLDGIPYSGDLNSISSADIESISFLEDASSNALYGSRGANGVIIVNTKRGKNKKLSVDLDIKTGVNFRSIEDYSVYTSPQDYYTAYYNRGRIGEIARQKQPGAIPSSTTPHAVGLSALNGLGYNVYNVPFSQLIAPDGSFNPNAKLLYQDNWKKLLFRPALRREATVGINASGDQVKSYTSLNYLDDKGYLISSGFERFGIRSNVDYSITPKLRLTTALSYTYSKQNFGETGGFSNPFQFARNIAPFYPVFLRNDNYQQLYDNHGNPLYDYGDGQGPNGATRSYAVFENPVGNLQQDKSQRVSNISNINLGLNYEIIKGLDFTYSFGAYLENLRNLQFGNTLGGTSSSVGGTITQESVFNYTLNHQQLLTYQKKFDKHNFNILVGHELNKTKNEGFSGTKQQLLLPESWAFDNAVKITDLSGNGYEYAVEGYFSRLLYNYDNKYFFNANVRRDGSSVFAPESRWGTFYGLGAAWNVAKEDFLKDNKVINALKLKVSYGQQGNDNILLNNTTRDYYAYQDIYGINDFGDGKPVLTLKKQGNRDLKWETSKNLNAGFEISLLNNRVNLNADYFERKVSDMIYTLPLAVSNSGSYVKYGNIGDMYNKGVQANISVDIFRTEDLQWNFYANATHYKNKITKLPEQQRATGLVSGLFVLAEGGDRYTYYLKEFAGVNPENGDALWYKNTINPTTQQVEKTITNNYKDASDYNTGKSAIPKVYGGFGTDVTYKRVNLSVNFAYQFGGYGYDDIYRSLFHSDTYGSNYTTDLDKTWTPENPTAALPRVDLTSTNQNGRSTLYLIKSDYISLQDVTLSYQLSDDFTKQIGLTTLKIYATGNNLYLWSKRKGYDPRASLTGVSDAYKYSLLSSVSLGFKLTF, encoded by the coding sequence ATGAGAAAAAAACAATGCAAACTTGGTGTATTGGCCGTGCTCTTATTCGCAGAATATGGCTTTGCACAGAAAAAAGACAGTCTTTCGCAGGAGACAGCCATCAAAGAGGTGGTGGTGGTAGCCTTCGGAAAGCAAAAAAAGGAAGAAATCACAGGTTCTGTACAGTCGTTAAAGGCTAAAGACCTGGGTAATCTTCAAAACGGAAACGTTCTTCAGGGAATTGGAGGTAAAGTGGCGGGAGTTCAGGTAATTTCTTCCGGACAGCCAGGCTCCCAGCCTACAATAAGAATGAGAGGAATTGGATCTATTAATGCGTCCAGTGATCCTTTAATTGTACTGGACGGGATTCCTTACAGTGGAGATCTGAACAGCATCTCTTCAGCAGATATTGAAAGTATTTCTTTTCTGGAAGATGCTTCATCCAATGCTTTATATGGTTCCAGAGGAGCCAATGGAGTCATTATCGTGAATACCAAAAGAGGAAAAAACAAAAAACTGAGTGTTGATCTTGACATAAAAACCGGAGTTAATTTCAGATCTATTGAGGATTATTCGGTATATACTTCTCCACAAGACTATTATACAGCTTACTATAACAGAGGCCGAATCGGAGAAATCGCAAGACAGAAGCAGCCGGGTGCTATTCCTTCTTCCACTACTCCGCATGCTGTTGGGCTTTCTGCACTGAACGGTCTTGGATACAATGTTTATAATGTCCCTTTTAGTCAACTGATTGCTCCGGACGGTTCATTTAATCCTAATGCTAAGCTTCTTTATCAGGATAACTGGAAAAAACTTCTTTTCAGACCTGCTTTAAGAAGAGAGGCTACGGTAGGAATCAATGCCAGCGGTGACCAGGTAAAATCATATACGTCTTTAAATTATCTGGATGATAAAGGATATCTTATTTCTTCCGGTTTTGAAAGATTCGGGATCAGATCAAATGTAGACTACTCTATTACACCAAAGTTAAGATTAACTACAGCGCTTTCTTATACTTACAGCAAACAGAATTTCGGAGAAACGGGTGGGTTTTCCAATCCATTCCAGTTTGCAAGAAATATAGCCCCTTTCTATCCAGTTTTCCTTAGAAATGATAATTACCAGCAATTATATGATAACCACGGAAATCCTTTATATGATTATGGGGACGGACAAGGGCCTAACGGGGCTACAAGATCCTATGCCGTTTTTGAAAATCCGGTAGGAAATCTTCAGCAGGATAAATCCCAGAGAGTAAGCAATATCAGCAATATCAATCTGGGGTTAAATTATGAAATCATCAAAGGATTGGATTTTACTTACAGTTTTGGGGCTTATCTTGAAAATTTAAGAAATCTTCAGTTTGGAAATACACTGGGGGGAACTTCTTCATCTGTGGGAGGAACTATCACTCAGGAATCTGTCTTTAACTATACGCTGAACCATCAGCAGTTGCTTACATATCAGAAGAAATTCGATAAGCATAATTTCAACATTCTTGTTGGACATGAACTGAATAAAACAAAGAATGAAGGGTTTTCCGGAACGAAACAACAGCTTTTATTACCTGAATCATGGGCATTTGATAATGCTGTAAAAATTACAGATCTGTCAGGAAACGGATATGAATATGCTGTAGAAGGATATTTCTCAAGGTTACTATACAACTATGACAATAAGTATTTCTTTAATGCGAATGTACGTAGAGATGGCTCTTCAGTTTTTGCACCGGAAAGCAGATGGGGTACATTTTATGGTTTAGGAGCAGCCTGGAATGTGGCTAAAGAAGATTTCCTTAAAGATAATAAAGTGATTAATGCACTGAAACTGAAAGTCTCTTACGGGCAACAGGGAAATGACAACATCCTTCTGAACAATACTACCAGAGATTACTATGCTTATCAGGACATCTATGGAATTAATGATTTCGGAGACGGTAAACCTGTACTTACTTTAAAGAAACAGGGAAACAGAGACCTGAAATGGGAAACATCCAAAAACCTGAATGCCGGTTTTGAAATCTCCCTACTCAATAACAGAGTCAACTTAAATGCTGATTATTTTGAAAGAAAGGTATCAGATATGATCTATACTCTTCCGTTAGCGGTATCTAACTCTGGTTCGTATGTGAAGTATGGAAATATTGGAGATATGTACAATAAAGGAGTTCAGGCCAATATTAGCGTGGATATTTTCCGAACAGAGGATCTTCAGTGGAATTTTTATGCAAACGCGACTCATTATAAAAACAAAATTACCAAGTTACCTGAGCAACAAAGAGCTACAGGTTTGGTTTCAGGATTATTTGTTCTTGCTGAAGGCGGTGACCGATATACTTATTATTTAAAAGAGTTTGCCGGAGTAAATCCTGAAAACGGAGATGCCTTATGGTACAAAAATACAATAAACCCAACCACCCAACAAGTAGAAAAAACAATTACCAATAATTATAAGGACGCAAGTGATTATAATACAGGAAAATCAGCCATTCCGAAGGTATATGGTGGATTTGGAACGGATGTTACCTATAAGAGAGTAAACCTGTCGGTTAATTTTGCTTACCAATTTGGTGGATACGGATACGATGATATTTACAGATCCTTATTTCACTCTGATACATACGGTTCTAATTATACCACTGATCTTGATAAAACATGGACTCCGGAAAACCCAACGGCAGCACTGCCGCGTGTAGATTTAACTTCTACCAACCAGAACGGACGTTCTACGTTGTACCTGATTAAGTCTGACTATATCAGCCTTCAGGATGTAACATTATCATATCAGCTATCTGATGATTTTACTAAGCAGATCGGCTTAACAACCTTAAAGATATATGCTACAGGAAACAACCTGTACCTATGGTCTAAGAGAAAAGGTTATGATCCCAGAGCTTCATTAACAGGAGTATCTGATGCTTACAAATACTCTTTATTATCCAGTGTTTCACTAGGTTTTAAACTAACATTCTAA
- a CDS encoding RagB/SusD family nutrient uptake outer membrane protein, which translates to MKTIKYFVSTLALAFITTSCANDLNTLPEGDISGEQLNEDQSKPEKILGGIYLDLRSNGAGGNISSHSDFGIMGIKAGADLMSNDVIQAKNQHLGMFYNYEATNASNIASEIVWTTFYARIFIINKLLSDLKGDDSPKNKAIRGQLLALRAYSYFHLIRFYANDYKGHQSDPGLPLVLTTDNPSQGLPRSTVAQVYSQIGQDIEESIVLLESFARPSRAQIDQRTAKAIAAEVFLQTGDYAKAAKYAADGKQGIPLMTENDYTTTGFSNISNPEVIWGFHNTISTMSIGNYYASFFSMFDNTNEGYAGAAQIYKLIDKRLYEAIPDTDYRKKVFNGNQPAKYTFNGKTKNYPAYVSWKFKDPSMFEGDYIYIRASSLYYIEAEALARQGREVEAKQVLFDIASKRDNAYTLSTKTGADLINEIILQKRIELWGEGYAWFDMKRLNIPLERIYTGTNHTFGRFNLTPDKFKFQIPNKEINNNPQIKQND; encoded by the coding sequence ATGAAAACAATAAAATACTTTGTATCAACTTTAGCTCTGGCCTTCATTACGACAAGTTGTGCTAATGATCTCAATACGCTACCGGAAGGAGATATTTCCGGTGAACAACTGAATGAAGATCAGTCAAAGCCGGAAAAAATCCTGGGTGGAATTTATCTTGATCTTCGCAGTAATGGTGCTGGGGGAAATATTTCGTCTCACTCTGATTTCGGAATCATGGGAATAAAGGCAGGTGCTGATTTAATGTCTAATGATGTAATCCAGGCCAAAAACCAGCATCTGGGAATGTTTTATAATTATGAAGCAACCAATGCCAGTAACATTGCTTCAGAAATTGTATGGACAACTTTTTATGCAAGGATCTTCATTATCAATAAACTTCTTAGTGATCTAAAAGGTGATGACAGTCCTAAAAACAAAGCTATCAGAGGACAGCTGCTCGCCTTAAGAGCTTATTCTTATTTTCATCTCATCCGTTTTTACGCGAATGATTATAAAGGACATCAGTCTGATCCAGGACTTCCATTGGTGCTTACCACTGATAATCCAAGCCAGGGGCTTCCAAGATCAACGGTAGCACAAGTATACTCACAGATTGGACAGGATATTGAAGAATCTATTGTTCTTTTAGAAAGCTTTGCCCGTCCTTCAAGAGCTCAGATTGATCAAAGAACTGCTAAAGCAATTGCTGCAGAGGTATTCCTACAAACAGGAGACTATGCAAAAGCCGCAAAATATGCTGCAGACGGTAAGCAGGGAATTCCTCTGATGACAGAAAACGATTATACCACTACCGGATTTTCCAATATCAGTAATCCTGAGGTGATCTGGGGCTTCCATAATACGATTTCGACGATGAGTATCGGAAACTATTATGCTTCTTTCTTCTCTATGTTTGATAATACCAATGAAGGATATGCAGGAGCGGCCCAAATCTATAAACTTATTGACAAGCGTTTGTATGAAGCTATTCCGGATACAGATTACCGTAAAAAGGTATTCAATGGAAACCAACCTGCCAAATACACGTTTAATGGAAAGACAAAAAACTATCCTGCGTATGTAAGCTGGAAGTTTAAAGATCCCAGCATGTTTGAAGGGGATTATATCTACATCAGAGCCTCTTCTCTGTATTACATTGAAGCGGAGGCCCTTGCAAGACAAGGAAGAGAAGTGGAAGCAAAACAAGTATTATTTGACATTGCATCCAAAAGAGATAATGCATATACCCTATCTACTAAAACAGGTGCTGACCTTATTAATGAAATCATCCTGCAAAAAAGAATTGAACTTTGGGGCGAAGGCTATGCATGGTTTGATATGAAAAGATTAAATATACCATTAGAAAGAATATACACAGGAACAAACCATACCTTTGGAAGATTTAACCTGACACCGGATAAATTCAAATTCCAAATTCCAAATAAAGAGATTAATAATAACCCGCAAATCAAACAGAATGACTAG